The following nucleotide sequence is from Chryseobacterium sp. CY350.
TCAATTTTTAATAATGTATTATTAGCATAAATTCTTTTGACAGGAATTGAAATTTTTTGCAATTTTCCACTTATATTTTCCTTGCCTTTTATTTTGAATCCAATTGTTAAATCATTAGGTAGTTTTGTAGTATTTTTATTTATAGATTTCGATGCAAACTCTACATTTTTTTTATTTTTAATTATTACTTCTTCAATATCTTTAATAATAGGTTTCAAATATATGATTCGATTATAATTTGCTTTCTTTTGTTCCTCATATCCATTTTTTTTTAAAAATATTGGCTGTTCATTTTTCTTTGTTAATTCAATAGTTCCCAACGAATCAGAAAAATAAGAATTACCGTCGACAATAAACTCTACATAGGAAATAGTTTTATGATCTATGCTATCTAAAACGGTTATTTTTTGTGAATAATAATAGAGTGTTGAAAATATAAAAAAGAAACTAAAATATGTTTTCATAAAGAAAATTTTAAAGTGACTGGTTTTTTACCAGTCACTGAAGTTAGTTACTCAAGGCTTGTTGATTGCTGTAGTGAAGTTTGGCAATCAACGAAAGTTGTTGTTGTACTAATTGGTATTCCAAATAAATAAAAAGTTTCTGTCTTAGACTGTACTCCTCTTCCACCTTGTCCGTTATAAGAATTACAAGTTCCATATGTCGTTTCAGTACCTATGAATTTTCCTGTTGAGCTTTCTGGTCCAAATGATGTAATAGAAAGTAAACCTACTGATAATAATCCTACGGTTAAAATTTTTTTCATTGTTTAAGATATTAAAGTTAAAAAATTAAAAAAAAACAATCTGTGCACTTATGTTTTACAAATACAATATTATTGCAATTGCAAAATCTCTACAATTACTTTTAGTAAAATTAATTTTACTTTTAATGAATTATTTTATACTTTTGATATCTAACACGATCTGAAGATGGAAAAAATTCTTAAAAAAATTACCACCTGTAGAAGAGAAAGAGGATTTACATTTGAAAATATGGGCCATGAGCTTGATATTACCATGGCAGCGTACAGGAAGATTGAGATTGGAAAGACTAGACTTACTGTAGATAGACTTTTTAAAATATCAAATATCTTAAATTTACATATTAGAGATCTAATTTCTTTGCATTCAGAATTTACGGAATATGTAAATGAAGAGTATTCTGTAAATAATATTGATTTTTTCAAAAAGCTTTTGGAAGCTAAAGATGAACAAATATTTTTACTGAAAGAAAGAGAGAAGATAAAATATAAAAAATAGAATCATAAAATTTTGAGTCAGAATACTCCTTTAGCCGAAAGAATGAGACCGAAAAACCTGGATGAAGTTTTGGGACAGGAACATCTTACCGGCGAAAAAGGAACCATAAGGAAAAT
It contains:
- a CDS encoding helix-turn-helix domain-containing protein; protein product: MEKILKKITTCRRERGFTFENMGHELDITMAAYRKIEIGKTRLTVDRLFKISNILNLHIRDLISLHSEFTEYVNEEYSVNNIDFFKKLLEAKDEQIFLLKEREKIKYKK